From a single Lewinella sp. LCG006 genomic region:
- a CDS encoding transposase, giving the protein MRTLCAEEKYLGARPGMLAVLHTWGQNLHYHPHVHALVPAGGLSFDDQRWRRPKYKNYLVPVKALSRLFRGRLVAALRQRYTNKELVLPPGTSLRNILDAAMAKDWVVYTKEPFAGPGKLLNYLGRYIKRIAISNDRLIDMSNDRVRFRYRDYADNNRSKVMDLASEEFIRRFLQHVLPAGFCKVRYYGLLAIRNRSRRLQLCHRLLGRRYQPSAKKSWIELLIEVTGQDPRLCPDCKSGHLLVVDHLIPKVGSRAPPRLIRRSDLQQLKPTTPTL; this is encoded by the coding sequence TTGCGAACACTGTGTGCGGAGGAGAAATACCTGGGTGCCCGACCTGGGATGCTAGCGGTATTGCATACTTGGGGTCAGAACCTACATTATCACCCTCACGTACACGCGCTGGTGCCGGCCGGCGGGCTGAGCTTCGATGACCAACGTTGGCGGAGACCCAAATACAAGAACTACCTGGTGCCAGTCAAAGCCTTATCCCGCCTCTTCCGTGGGCGACTGGTGGCGGCTTTGCGCCAACGCTATACCAACAAGGAGTTGGTCTTGCCACCGGGTACCTCGCTGAGGAATATTCTGGATGCAGCGATGGCCAAAGACTGGGTGGTATACACCAAGGAACCGTTTGCGGGACCGGGTAAGCTGTTGAACTACCTAGGTCGTTATATAAAACGCATTGCGATTAGCAACGACCGTCTGATCGACATGAGCAATGACCGCGTACGTTTTCGCTACCGCGACTACGCCGATAATAACCGTAGTAAAGTGATGGATTTAGCAAGCGAAGAGTTCATCCGTCGCTTTTTACAACACGTACTTCCGGCAGGCTTTTGCAAAGTCCGCTATTACGGCTTACTGGCCATCAGGAATCGTAGTCGCCGGCTCCAGCTGTGCCATCGGTTGCTGGGGCGCAGGTATCAACCGTCGGCCAAGAAGAGTTGGATCGAACTACTTATAGAAGTGACGGGCCAGGATCCCCGGCTGTGTCCCGACTGTAAGTCTGGTCACTTACTGGTCGTCGATCACTTGATCCCCAAAGTAGGGTCCCGAGCACCGCCAAGACTCATCCGCAGATCCGATCTTCAACAGCTAAAACCCACGACACCGACTTTGTGA
- a CDS encoding transposase zinc-binding domain-containing protein, producing MARLEVADILNRYGEQYARKHKLSAQQSRVIGALTKCRTADLGGHVSVCNECGVTKVFYNSCRDRHCPKCQSLAREQWLDKRRAELLPVQHYHLVFTVPPALHDLLRYNERVGYSELFGQACSARPGRPCEHCVRRRNTWVPDLGC from the coding sequence GTGGCTAGGCTGGAGGTCGCCGATATCCTAAATCGCTACGGGGAGCAGTACGCAAGAAAGCACAAATTGAGTGCTCAGCAGTCCCGTGTCATCGGCGCGTTGACCAAATGCCGTACGGCAGACTTGGGCGGCCACGTCTCGGTGTGCAATGAATGCGGAGTGACCAAAGTGTTTTACAACAGTTGCCGTGATCGTCATTGCCCGAAGTGCCAGTCGCTGGCCCGCGAACAGTGGCTGGATAAGCGGCGGGCGGAGTTGCTGCCAGTCCAGCATTATCATTTGGTCTTTACGGTTCCTCCTGCGCTACACGATTTACTGCGCTACAACGAGCGGGTGGGCTACAGTGAGCTGTTCGGCCAGGCCTGTTCGGCCAGGCCTGGTCGGCCTTGCGAACACTGTGTGCGGAGGAGAAATACCTGGGTGCCCGACCTGGGATGCTAG
- a CDS encoding tyrosine-type recombinase/integrase has product MNTFHESFLTWLTRRGYAEATIKSYSLGVKQLSLYYGRCPSQISNAELMAYFDYLRDDRRLAQGSINGAYTGIKLFWEISLNREWPAKHLPRSRQPKTLPEVLSREEVRLLIDGTKNTKHRCILQTLYTTGIRLGEVVNLKPCHIDSKRMVVRVCQGKGAKDRYTILSATLLECLRAYYRECRPECYLFEGRDAGRPISKRTVQAVFRQACDRVGIKRKVSVHTLRHSFATHLLEGGLDVITLKNLMGHRNLSTTGRYLHVAIDIRGEVEDLIGG; this is encoded by the coding sequence ATGAACACATTTCATGAGTCCTTTCTGACCTGGCTTACTCGTCGTGGTTATGCTGAAGCGACGATCAAGAGTTATTCCTTGGGCGTAAAACAGTTGTCTTTGTACTACGGACGGTGCCCCTCACAAATTAGCAACGCTGAGTTGATGGCTTACTTTGATTACTTGCGAGACGATCGTCGTCTGGCACAGGGAAGTATCAATGGAGCTTATACTGGCATTAAGCTCTTTTGGGAAATCAGCCTTAACAGGGAATGGCCAGCGAAGCATTTGCCGCGCAGCCGTCAGCCCAAGACCTTGCCCGAAGTGCTGTCGCGAGAAGAAGTCCGTTTGTTGATCGACGGGACAAAAAACACCAAACATCGTTGTATTCTACAAACCTTGTACACTACGGGTATCCGCCTGGGTGAGGTCGTAAATTTGAAGCCCTGCCATATTGATTCGAAGCGGATGGTGGTGCGAGTGTGTCAAGGCAAGGGGGCCAAAGACCGGTATACTATTCTGAGTGCAACGCTATTGGAATGCTTGCGGGCTTATTATCGGGAGTGCCGCCCCGAGTGCTATTTGTTCGAAGGGCGTGATGCGGGCCGTCCTATTTCTAAACGAACGGTGCAGGCCGTTTTTCGTCAAGCTTGTGATCGGGTGGGCATAAAACGCAAAGTCAGTGTACATACGCTGCGTCACAGTTTTGCGACTCACCTTTTGGAAGGCGGATTGGATGTGATCACCCTGAAGAACCTGATGGGGCATCGTAACTTGTCGACCACGGGGCGTTATCTGCACGTTGCCATTGACATTCGTGGAGAAGTAGAAGACCTGATCGGTGGCTAG
- a CDS encoding alpha/beta hydrolase, giving the protein MASSVSANNGTTFTLNLLTSNEEEQAIYVVGNFNRWRVADDHCRMEQVAAGHFRLTLPLDSLPEILEYKYARGSWDHVELDEHGNDRPNRQVLRSRHEVTDEVVRWKKDRFSYPGDLLPKIEIIEQDFDMPASVQTRRIAALLPHNYYETNRRYPVLYLQDGQNLFDDYAPYGNWAVDKRLAQLQQEGRGDVIIIAIDHAMDKRIVEFTPSTTSTQFGKGQGRSYVKFLAERLKPYIDQRFRTLADCHNTGIGGSSMGGLISIYAGMMYPEVYGRLMVFSPSLWVTPNIPFQLLNMKQPFSGRVYLYGGKKESSTMIPNLQRLKKALENHASSKKPAFYLAIDPDGEHNEARWGEEFPAALSWLFFHDQLTTT; this is encoded by the coding sequence ATGGCAAGCAGCGTTTCGGCTAACAACGGGACTACTTTTACCCTTAATCTTCTTACCAGCAATGAAGAAGAGCAAGCCATTTATGTAGTAGGCAACTTCAATCGTTGGCGCGTAGCCGACGACCATTGCCGAATGGAGCAAGTGGCTGCCGGGCATTTTCGCCTTACCCTTCCGCTGGATAGCCTGCCGGAGATTTTAGAATACAAGTATGCTCGCGGGAGCTGGGACCATGTGGAGCTCGATGAACACGGCAATGATCGGCCCAATCGGCAAGTCTTGCGTTCCCGTCACGAAGTGACCGACGAGGTCGTGCGATGGAAAAAAGACCGGTTTTCTTATCCTGGGGATTTGTTGCCAAAGATTGAAATCATTGAGCAGGATTTTGACATGCCTGCTTCTGTTCAGACTCGCCGGATCGCGGCCCTTCTTCCTCACAATTATTACGAGACCAACCGTCGCTATCCTGTTTTGTACCTACAGGATGGGCAGAATCTTTTTGATGATTACGCTCCTTATGGCAACTGGGCGGTGGATAAACGCCTCGCCCAATTGCAGCAGGAGGGACGCGGAGATGTCATTATTATCGCTATCGACCACGCCATGGATAAGCGTATCGTGGAGTTTACCCCCTCTACGACTTCTACCCAGTTTGGAAAAGGACAAGGTCGCTCTTACGTGAAATTTTTAGCCGAAAGGCTCAAGCCCTATATCGATCAACGATTTCGCACCCTGGCCGATTGCCACAATACGGGTATTGGCGGCAGTTCCATGGGAGGGCTGATCAGCATCTATGCCGGGATGATGTACCCCGAGGTATACGGCCGCTTGATGGTCTTTTCCCCTTCGCTATGGGTAACGCCTAATATTCCTTTTCAACTGCTGAACATGAAACAGCCTTTTTCCGGAAGGGTCTATCTCTATGGCGGTAAAAAGGAAAGCAGTACCATGATCCCAAACCTGCAACGATTAAAGAAAGCTTTGGAGAATCATGCTTCCAGCAAAAAACCAGCGTTTTATCTCGCTATCGATCCTGATGGCGAGCACAATGAAGCCCGTTGGGGAGAAGAGTTTCCCGCAGCACTGAGCTGGCTGTTCTTCCACGATCAATTAACCACCACCTAG
- a CDS encoding M17 family metallopeptidase: MTLQFQTDFQPKAQQTIIIPVSQDQGQVADAPLKTISQLVGQQEDTLFRSFKAGSKEVLSIPNGDQLYVLLGLGDHVNFSKTLHAFQHLASKHSHLFTTKTTLYWAATEGNDLFGLLSEAAVNGLWQGSYHLGRYKTSNGYTNIVQQDDFELNIIIPEEQLTAAKEYCQRGLVIAQAQTEVMALVNAPANFKQPQDLAAWAKASAEKYGYKATIWNKDQITKAGMHALLAVNLGSPEPPVFIVLEYQGPNRNGTQPKVGLVGKGVTFDTGGLSIKPSANMHYMKSDMGGAAAVLGTMEAAARLKLPVHLVAAIPSTDNSVDALAVKPSDVISSYSGKSIEVIDTDAEGRLILADGLSYIIREHAPQVVIDLATLTGSSVRTFGYLAAALFSNDDQLAHHLEQAGRQTGERVWRLPIWEEYGDDMKSDVADIKNFSGRPVAGAITAAKFLEFFTDNHPSWAHLDIAGTAFGDTPYGKGKAATGYGIRLLIQFLMSVTQE, translated from the coding sequence ATGACGCTACAATTTCAAACGGATTTCCAACCAAAGGCACAGCAAACCATCATTATCCCCGTCAGTCAAGACCAGGGGCAAGTTGCGGATGCTCCGCTAAAGACCATTAGTCAACTTGTTGGACAACAGGAAGATACCCTCTTTCGGAGCTTCAAAGCAGGCAGTAAGGAAGTGCTGAGTATCCCTAATGGCGACCAACTTTATGTTCTTCTGGGACTGGGAGATCATGTCAATTTTAGCAAAACCTTGCATGCTTTCCAACACCTGGCCAGCAAGCACAGTCACCTGTTTACGACCAAAACAACCCTCTACTGGGCGGCTACCGAAGGCAATGATTTGTTTGGCTTGCTGAGTGAGGCTGCTGTCAACGGACTTTGGCAGGGAAGCTACCATTTGGGGCGCTACAAAACCAGTAATGGCTACACCAATATCGTTCAACAAGACGATTTTGAACTCAACATCATTATCCCCGAGGAGCAATTAACGGCGGCTAAAGAATACTGCCAGCGAGGCTTGGTCATCGCACAGGCCCAAACGGAAGTCATGGCATTGGTCAATGCTCCCGCCAACTTTAAGCAACCCCAGGATTTAGCAGCCTGGGCCAAAGCTTCGGCAGAAAAATATGGCTATAAGGCGACCATCTGGAACAAAGACCAGATCACCAAAGCTGGTATGCACGCTTTGTTGGCGGTCAATTTGGGGAGTCCTGAGCCACCCGTATTTATCGTTTTGGAATACCAGGGCCCTAATCGCAATGGCACCCAACCAAAAGTAGGTTTGGTGGGCAAAGGCGTAACCTTCGATACCGGAGGCCTGTCCATCAAGCCTTCCGCCAATATGCACTACATGAAGAGTGATATGGGCGGCGCAGCAGCAGTATTAGGAACAATGGAAGCGGCCGCAAGGCTAAAATTGCCAGTACATTTGGTCGCTGCAATTCCATCAACGGATAATTCCGTAGACGCCCTGGCGGTGAAGCCAAGTGATGTCATCTCTTCGTACAGCGGCAAATCCATTGAAGTCATCGATACCGACGCCGAGGGCCGTTTGATTTTGGCCGACGGTTTGTCGTACATCATTCGCGAACACGCGCCACAGGTGGTGATCGATTTGGCTACCCTCACGGGATCCAGCGTTCGCACTTTTGGCTACCTGGCTGCGGCCCTGTTCAGTAATGATGACCAATTGGCGCATCACCTGGAACAAGCTGGCCGGCAAACGGGCGAGCGGGTCTGGCGTTTACCCATCTGGGAAGAGTACGGCGATGATATGAAATCGGATGTTGCCGACATCAAGAATTTTAGCGGCCGCCCAGTAGCTGGAGCGATTACTGCTGCCAAGTTCTTGGAGTTTTTTACCGACAACCACCCTTCCTGGGCGCACCTCGATATTGCGGGTACCGCTTTTGGGGATACGCCTTACGGCAAAGGTAAAGCAGCTACGGGCTACGGCATCCGGCTGTTGATCCAGTTTTTAATGTCGGTCACACAGGAATAA
- a CDS encoding GNAT family N-acetyltransferase, with the protein MEISRSKEDYAAFCATLADLPLCCQPWYLNAVAEGGQWSVVLVMEGTKALAALPYFHKHKLGLHYVTMPLFTKYMGILPAPEIRRDPPREIVDLLLSALPKLAGIDQQFSPLANTFVPLLPERFQTFAYHTHRLQLGEGKDWRAGINRNMRRNIRKADAALTLKTDLDLSTFYQINALSFTRQGLSLPYSFAQLERHDQALAKAGRRQIFTAIDAEERIHSVAYLMWDQQAAYYHLSGDDPELRNSGSGIWLIAQALDFTQQHLQLPIFDFEGSMIPAIAAIREQFGATKTTYYRVQQQRSMLYRALKWWRDR; encoded by the coding sequence TTGGAAATTAGCCGATCAAAAGAAGACTATGCGGCTTTTTGTGCCACCCTGGCAGATTTGCCGCTTTGCTGCCAGCCCTGGTACCTGAATGCTGTTGCGGAGGGTGGGCAATGGTCGGTCGTGCTGGTCATGGAAGGTACAAAGGCCCTGGCTGCCTTGCCTTATTTTCACAAGCACAAGTTGGGGCTGCATTACGTGACGATGCCTTTGTTTACCAAATACATGGGCATCCTTCCTGCTCCTGAAATCAGGCGCGATCCTCCCCGGGAAATTGTGGACCTTCTTTTAAGTGCCTTGCCGAAGCTGGCAGGTATCGATCAGCAATTTAGTCCGCTGGCGAATACGTTCGTTCCTCTGCTACCGGAGCGTTTTCAAACCTTTGCCTATCACACGCACCGTTTACAGCTAGGAGAAGGAAAGGATTGGCGCGCTGGGATCAACCGCAATATGCGTCGGAATATTCGTAAAGCCGATGCTGCACTTACCCTGAAAACAGACTTGGATCTTTCTACTTTTTATCAAATCAATGCGCTGAGTTTTACCCGACAGGGGCTGTCACTCCCTTATTCATTTGCACAGTTGGAACGCCACGATCAAGCCCTGGCTAAAGCGGGCAGAAGGCAAATTTTCACGGCCATTGATGCCGAGGAGCGTATACACTCGGTTGCCTACCTGATGTGGGATCAACAAGCGGCCTATTACCACCTCTCGGGCGATGACCCCGAGCTGCGCAACAGTGGTTCTGGTATCTGGCTCATCGCCCAAGCACTCGATTTCACCCAGCAGCATCTGCAACTCCCCATCTTTGATTTTGAAGGAAGCATGATTCCCGCCATTGCCGCCATTCGCGAACAATTTGGTGCCACCAAAACAACTTATTACCGCGTGCAGCAGCAACGGTCTATGCTTTATCGAGCATTGAAGTGGTGGAGGGATAGGTAG
- a CDS encoding HlyD family secretion protein — protein MKINPVYVLMLIGLLVLVPLARKIQQRPTAFYGIAENQDIDLSLEHAVMVKRILVKEGEAVKAGQLLMVLERTNIPFLRASLLQEKKQLDAERQELLTKNNNRREELNQAQAAAAFELENQLTQLLAQQAQNERLLAGLESVSTSAIAKETPEITALKAEQATVTQPYILQKNNLQKETKAELNSLTARLEKIDLELAELEREFQTLELKSPIDGVIGKVNFVPGEQPSSRETLLNIYRLHPDQVTTYIPEGQLTSLQLGDSLVVRSIQDQEYVISGQIIGLGNKIRELPIRMRRDPEVQAWGREVLLKIPDENALMQGERVLIEQIID, from the coding sequence ATGAAAATCAACCCAGTATACGTCCTGATGTTGATTGGCTTACTCGTCCTTGTTCCACTGGCACGAAAGATCCAACAACGACCTACTGCCTTTTACGGTATTGCCGAAAATCAGGATATTGATCTCAGCCTGGAGCACGCCGTAATGGTCAAGCGCATCCTGGTGAAGGAAGGAGAAGCGGTAAAGGCAGGGCAACTCCTAATGGTTTTGGAACGTACCAATATTCCTTTTTTACGGGCGAGCTTGCTGCAAGAAAAAAAGCAGCTGGACGCCGAACGGCAAGAACTGCTCACTAAAAACAACAATCGCCGTGAGGAACTCAACCAGGCGCAAGCAGCAGCAGCTTTTGAGCTGGAAAATCAACTGACCCAATTACTGGCCCAACAAGCCCAAAATGAGCGACTGCTAGCTGGGCTGGAAAGCGTATCTACCTCCGCCATCGCCAAAGAAACGCCCGAAATCACTGCGCTTAAAGCCGAGCAAGCGACCGTTACGCAACCCTACATTTTGCAAAAAAACAACTTGCAAAAGGAAACAAAAGCTGAGCTCAACAGCCTGACAGCAAGGCTAGAAAAAATAGACTTGGAACTGGCCGAACTGGAGCGGGAGTTCCAGACGCTGGAATTGAAATCGCCCATTGATGGTGTCATCGGAAAAGTCAACTTTGTTCCGGGAGAACAACCCTCCTCGCGCGAAACCCTTCTCAATATCTATCGCCTTCACCCCGATCAAGTGACAACTTATATTCCGGAAGGGCAACTGACCAGCCTGCAGCTGGGTGACAGCTTGGTTGTTCGCTCTATCCAAGATCAGGAATATGTGATCAGTGGGCAAATTATTGGCTTGGGCAACAAAATTCGAGAGCTCCCCATACGGATGCGACGCGACCCCGAAGTGCAGGCCTGGGGCCGCGAGGTGCTCCTGAAAATCCCCGACGAAAACGCGTTGATGCAAGGAGAGCGGGTCTTGATCGAACAAATCATTGACTAA
- a CDS encoding DUF4956 domain-containing protein, with the protein MIDLSLFQTNVANPTFISTAYAMLLAFILGCLLAFTYEKTTAEIRLSHHFLQALILGAIVAATVMHAIGDSLARGLGMLGALAIIRFRTSINNPRNIIFMFAALATGIACGVYGFNAAFAGVMSFCGAAFMLRYSPFGKTQELGSIRFKRDRENSFDEQEIEAILLRFCKRIELSQLQLSVEEFTERELFRYEYIMVLKPKAKEEDLMEAIMATGVLFNVRINRKQQTEVL; encoded by the coding sequence ATGATCGATCTTTCCCTTTTTCAAACCAACGTGGCCAACCCTACGTTTATCTCCACGGCTTACGCCATGCTCCTGGCCTTTATTCTGGGGTGTTTGCTGGCTTTCACCTACGAAAAGACGACGGCCGAAATCCGGCTTTCTCATCATTTTTTGCAGGCATTAATATTGGGAGCCATCGTAGCAGCGACCGTGATGCACGCTATCGGTGACAGCTTGGCCCGAGGGCTGGGTATGCTGGGCGCGCTGGCCATCATTCGGTTCAGGACCTCCATCAACAATCCCCGCAATATCATCTTCATGTTTGCGGCCCTGGCTACGGGGATTGCCTGTGGGGTATATGGGTTCAACGCCGCCTTTGCGGGGGTGATGTCCTTTTGTGGAGCAGCCTTTATGCTGCGTTATTCTCCTTTCGGAAAAACCCAGGAATTGGGTAGTATTCGCTTCAAGCGCGACCGCGAAAACAGTTTTGATGAACAAGAGATTGAGGCCATCTTGCTGCGTTTTTGCAAGCGTATTGAACTGAGTCAGCTACAGCTTTCGGTAGAGGAATTTACGGAACGGGAGCTTTTTCGCTACGAATACATTATGGTTTTAAAACCAAAAGCGAAAGAGGAGGACTTGATGGAAGCCATCATGGCGACAGGGGTACTTTTCAACGTACGAATCAACCGCAAACAACAAACTGAAGTGCTTTAA
- a CDS encoding prolyl oligopeptidase family serine peptidase, whose protein sequence is MLTRTLFLLLLHLLFTQGAALQTSTLPPFSYLDVFELEYASDPQISPDGAHIVYRRMGFDIMKDRAVGQLWIMDADGTNHQKLSTHEGSESSPRWSPTGDRLAFVSSTDEGSEIYLYWVNTGRFARLSQLENSPGNLSWSADGTMIAFTMMVNQSPPVIAKMPAKPKGAQWAESPRITDRLKHEADGRGYLKPGFTHIFTIPAEGGSARQLSSGDFNHSSSLSWSPDGALIYFSANRKEDWEYDFNNSEVYQLAVKTGEITALTQRNGPDESPLVSPDGNTIAYLSFEDKVQAYQVTDLYLMDSNGENKRNISAKIDRSIENICWAADGKGLYYTYDDWGDTKIAYLSTSGVQKDLAKQMGGTSIGRPYASGSFSVATGGTIAYAHTTTSRPADIAILSKGQAAPKLLTQLNSDLLTYRQLGQVEEVKYTSTFDGRTIQGWIVKPPAYDPAKKYPLLVENHGGPILNYGARFSAEMQLYAAAGYLVFYPNPRGSTGYGEEFANLLFHNYPGEDYQDVMDGVDYLLKENLVDEDQLYVTGGSAGGIMTAWMIGKNNRFRAAVVAKPVVNWISKTLVADNYYGYANYRIKGQPWENVEDYWRFSPLSLVENIETPTMVMVGMEDLRTPPSEAKQLYHALKLRKIATVLVEIPGAGHGIAARPSNLITKIAHTLAWFETYSGKEEEEGE, encoded by the coding sequence ATGCTTACGCGTACCCTTTTTTTACTGCTTCTCCATTTATTATTTACCCAGGGAGCAGCCTTACAGACCTCCACACTTCCTCCCTTCTCTTACCTCGATGTTTTTGAGTTGGAATACGCCAGTGACCCGCAAATCTCACCCGATGGTGCTCACATCGTTTACCGTAGAATGGGTTTTGATATCATGAAAGATCGTGCTGTTGGCCAACTCTGGATCATGGATGCCGACGGTACAAACCATCAGAAACTAAGTACCCACGAGGGGAGCGAGTCTTCTCCACGTTGGTCACCCACCGGCGACCGCCTTGCTTTTGTCAGCAGCACCGACGAGGGGTCCGAAATATATCTTTATTGGGTCAACACGGGCCGTTTCGCTCGTTTGTCACAATTAGAGAACAGCCCGGGCAATCTGAGCTGGTCGGCTGATGGCACCATGATCGCTTTCACGATGATGGTCAACCAGTCGCCGCCCGTCATTGCCAAAATGCCCGCCAAACCCAAAGGCGCACAGTGGGCAGAAAGCCCCCGAATCACCGACCGCCTCAAGCACGAAGCCGATGGGCGCGGCTATCTCAAGCCAGGCTTCACCCACATTTTTACCATCCCCGCCGAAGGAGGGAGCGCTCGCCAGCTGAGTAGCGGCGATTTCAACCATAGCAGCAGCCTGTCGTGGTCGCCCGATGGCGCATTGATCTATTTCTCGGCCAACCGGAAGGAGGATTGGGAGTATGATTTCAACAACAGCGAAGTTTACCAGCTGGCCGTAAAAACGGGTGAAATTACCGCCCTTACCCAGCGTAATGGCCCCGACGAAAGCCCCCTGGTTTCGCCTGATGGCAACACCATCGCTTACCTTAGCTTCGAGGATAAAGTACAGGCTTATCAGGTGACCGATTTGTACCTGATGGACTCCAACGGGGAGAACAAAAGGAATATCTCCGCAAAGATCGACCGCAGTATAGAAAACATCTGCTGGGCCGCCGACGGCAAAGGCCTTTACTACACTTACGACGACTGGGGCGACACCAAAATCGCTTACCTCAGTACCAGTGGCGTCCAAAAAGACCTGGCCAAACAAATGGGAGGTACTTCCATCGGTCGCCCCTATGCCAGTGGCTCGTTCTCGGTAGCTACCGGTGGCACCATTGCCTACGCGCATACCACCACCAGCAGGCCAGCCGATATTGCCATTCTCTCTAAAGGACAGGCGGCGCCCAAGTTGCTCACCCAACTCAACAGCGATTTACTCACCTACCGCCAGTTGGGGCAGGTCGAAGAGGTAAAGTACACCTCTACCTTTGATGGCCGCACTATCCAGGGTTGGATCGTCAAGCCACCAGCTTACGACCCTGCCAAAAAATACCCGCTGCTGGTAGAAAACCACGGTGGCCCCATCCTCAATTATGGTGCTCGCTTCTCGGCCGAGATGCAGCTCTACGCGGCGGCGGGCTACCTTGTCTTCTATCCCAATCCACGTGGCAGCACGGGCTACGGCGAAGAATTTGCGAACCTGCTTTTTCACAATTATCCTGGTGAAGATTACCAGGATGTGATGGACGGCGTAGATTATCTCCTGAAAGAAAACCTCGTCGACGAAGACCAACTCTACGTCACTGGCGGTAGTGCAGGTGGTATCATGACAGCCTGGATGATCGGCAAAAACAATCGTTTCCGCGCAGCCGTCGTCGCCAAACCCGTCGTCAACTGGATCAGCAAAACCCTGGTAGCAGACAACTATTACGGCTACGCCAACTACCGCATCAAGGGCCAACCCTGGGAGAACGTTGAGGACTATTGGCGCTTCTCCCCCTTGTCGCTGGTAGAAAACATCGAAACGCCCACCATGGTCATGGTCGGAATGGAAGACTTGCGCACTCCACCCAGCGAAGCCAAGCAGTTGTACCACGCCCTGAAATTGAGAAAAATAGCAACGGTTTTGGTAGAAATCCCCGGCGCAGGTCATGGTATTGCTGCTCGCCCCAGCAACCTCATTACCAAAATAGCCCACACGCTGGCCTGGTTCGAGACCTACTCCGGCAAGGAAGAAGAAGAGGGGGAGTAG
- a CDS encoding DUF2116 family Zn-ribbon domain-containing protein: MATSEKKHCIVCGDEMTGRQDKRFCSDNCRSTHHNRQNSSQTNFVRNINAILRKNRRILASLNPEGKASCHKDKLQENGFNFRYFTNEYVTRKGTVYRFVYDQGYTERENGYLTLVVRQEYVE, from the coding sequence ATGGCCACCTCTGAAAAAAAACACTGTATTGTTTGTGGTGATGAAATGACGGGCCGGCAGGATAAGCGCTTCTGCTCCGATAATTGTCGTAGTACCCACCACAATCGCCAGAATAGCAGCCAGACCAATTTTGTACGCAATATCAATGCTATATTGCGAAAAAATCGCCGCATTCTTGCCAGCCTCAATCCCGAAGGTAAAGCCTCCTGCCATAAAGACAAACTTCAGGAAAACGGCTTCAATTTTCGTTATTTTACCAACGAGTACGTCACCCGCAAGGGAACCGTGTACCGTTTTGTTTACGACCAGGGCTATACCGAGCGGGAAAATGGCTACTTGACCCTGGTTGTTCGCCAGGAGTACGTTGAATAA
- a CDS encoding porin family protein, producing MLKTVCWYGVTAIFFAACCLLSTVVYAQEDSTAFRPQTYLGVQYGMNWNTVMFSPQIDQATLVGNRVGAVFRYVGQAHLGLQLEVAYDQRGWAEPREGLASNYTREIDYLEFAAFSHISIGNRSVRPLILLGSYLSYPVGQLETIPAGLAPSLYRDYYEEPLPERLQYGLAGGVGAEIYLGNLTLQLDGRYRSALGGIFSSSDNRFIFSNSQGFTAQASLLFRIFGGK from the coding sequence ATGCTAAAAACAGTTTGTTGGTACGGTGTTACGGCCATTTTTTTTGCGGCGTGTTGCTTGCTCAGCACGGTCGTTTACGCACAAGAAGACAGTACTGCTTTTCGCCCCCAAACTTACCTTGGGGTGCAGTATGGCATGAATTGGAATACGGTGATGTTTTCTCCGCAAATCGACCAGGCCACCCTGGTGGGCAATCGGGTAGGTGCCGTATTTCGCTACGTAGGACAGGCCCACCTGGGATTGCAACTGGAAGTCGCTTATGACCAACGCGGTTGGGCCGAACCTCGCGAAGGACTGGCAAGCAATTATACCCGGGAGATTGATTACCTGGAATTTGCCGCCTTTTCGCATATCAGCATTGGCAATCGTAGTGTGCGCCCGCTGATATTGCTTGGTTCCTACTTGAGCTATCCCGTCGGGCAGTTGGAAACCATTCCCGCTGGATTGGCCCCCAGCCTTTACCGCGATTACTACGAAGAGCCACTACCAGAACGGCTACAATACGGGCTGGCAGGAGGTGTAGGAGCCGAAATTTACCTGGGGAATCTCACCTTGCAATTAGACGGGCGTTATCGTTCCGCCCTGGGAGGTATCTTTTCTTCTTCGGATAATAGATTTATCTTTTCCAATAGCCAAGGATTTACGGCGCAGGCCAGCCTGCTTTTTCGTATTTTCGGTGGGAAGTAA